In Marasmius oreades isolate 03SP1 chromosome 3, whole genome shotgun sequence, a single window of DNA contains:
- a CDS encoding uncharacterized protein (CAZy:GH78), which translates to MMISVTVLSLLISAPLGSLVWARAPAGLWDAFNYAPASRVVRPVTVRGVMGSVSGADNLLTGSGMATLGSQGSSVTLDFGIEVGGLISMTLPNSTSSFSLSFTESPQFISTTSSDDSSFPSFDQTFDGILKVSSRAGLWTQPSATLRGGFRFLTIISNVNNLRLSNVTCAISFMPHMEDMRSYAGYFWAKDTSGFHDEDFLTKLWYAGAYTVQTNTVPLNTGRKVPFAGRGTWFNNATLGVDGPIIVDGAKRDRAVWPGDMGIAVPTQFVSTNDLLPTRNALLTMFNGMDSQGALPESGPPLSQKGSDTYHGWTLIGCYNYHLYTGDISTIKNLWTNYTRAVAYLEGKVDRTKGLMNVTGLRDWARLGGGGINAEGNAILYRVLVTASGLANAIGDASLAAAYAKNATNLKQAFNKEFWMDDVGVYRDNSTTTLAPQDANSLAVLFNLTQEENWKARVSQGLTKNWRDLGPEPPELPDTISPFISGFELQAHFEANQPERALDLLHRTWGYMLYTNLSVESTLLEGFTVNGSLYYRSYRGYNYDAAYTSHAHGWSSAPTSTLTTYVLGLSVTQPMGKTWVVGPVFVKGVGESGGVKGGFETPLGSFGVTLQWTLDEDRENVVGVEANIMTPGGTSGEFVVPSVFSGAGVTVSVDGKVVSSTNGRLALTGEQHDVKVVKTG; encoded by the exons TAAGGCCTGTCACCGTACGCGGCGTCATGGGGTCTGTCTCAGGCGCGGATAACTTGCTCACAGGGAGTGGTATGGCTACGCTAGGTAGTCAAGGCTCATCAGTCACCTTGGATTTTGGGATCGAG GTCGGCGGGCTCATCTCGATGACACTTCCCAACAGCACCTCatccttttccctttcgtTCACGGAATCACCTCAATTCATCTCAACCACCAGCTCGGACGATTCCAGTTTTCCGTCGTTTGATCAGACCTTCGACGGTATTCTGAAAGTCTCCTCTCGAGCGGGGTTATGGACACAACCGTCCGCAACACTTAGAGGTGGATTCCGATTCTTGACTATCATTTCAAATGTCAACAACTTGAGGTTATCGAATGTCACTTGCGCGATATCCTTTATGCCGCACATGGAGGATATGCGGAGTTATGCTGGCTACTTTTGGGCAAAGGATACGAGCGGCTTTCATGATGAGGATTTTCTGACAAAGC TATGGTACGCTGGTGCATACACGGTTCAGACGAATACCGTACCGTTGAATACAGGAAGGAAGGTACCGTTTGCCGGGCGTGGAA CATGGTTTAACAACGCAACACTCGGTGTGGATGGGCCTATTATTGTCGATG GTGCCAAACGAGACCG TGCAGTATGGCCAG GCGACATGGGAATTGCAGTGCCAACCCAATTCGTCTCAACAAATGACTTGCTTCCGACTCGAAACGCTTTACTCACGATGTTCAACGGTATGGACTCTCAAGGAGCTCTACCAGAATCTGGCCCTCCACTCAGTCAGAAAGGATCGGATACTTATCATGGGTGGACACTCATTGGGTGTT ACAACTATCATCTATACACGGGCGATATCTCCACTATCAAAAATCTCTGGACGAATTACACCAGGGCGGTTGCGTACCTTGAAGGTAAGGTTGACCGTACGAAGGGGTTGATGAATGTGACTGGCCTTCGCGATTGGGCGAGATTAGGCGGTGGTGGGATCAATGCTGAAGGAAATGCGATTCTCTACCGC GTTTTAGTTACAGCTTCGGGACTCGCAAATGCCATAGGGGATGCCTCGTTAGCGGCAGCCTATGCAAAGAACGCTACGAATCTGAAACAGGCGTTCAATAAAGAATTTTGGATGGATGATGTCG GCGTATACCGAGACAACTCGACTACAACTCTCGCACCCCAAGATGCCAACTCTCTCGCTGTCCTGTTCAACCTCACCCAAGAAGAGAACTGGAAAGCGAGGGTAAGCCAAGGTCTGACCAAGAATTGGCGTGATTTGGGACCTGAGCCACCTGAGTTACCGGATACGATTAGTCCTTTTATCAGTGGTTTCGAG CTTCAAGCGCACTTTGAAGCGAACCAACCGGAGAGAGCATTAGATTTGTTGCATCGAACATGGGGGTATATGCTATACACCAATTTAAGTGTGGAGAGTACGCTGTTGGAGGGGTTCACAGTTAACGGTTCGTTGTA CTACCGCTCTTACCGAGGTTACAACTACGACGCGGCCTATACCTCCCATGCACACGGATGGTCGTCTGCTCCCACTTCGACTCTAACAACTTACGTTTTGGGTCTCTCCGTTACTCAGCCGATGGGGAAAACGTGGGTTGTTGGGCCTGTTTTCGTTAAAGGAGTCGGTGAAAGTGGCGGGGTCAAGGGAGGGTTTGAGACTCCCTTGGGATCTTTTGGTGTTACTCTGCAATGGACGTTGGATGAAGATAGAGAGAACGTTGTGGGTGTTGAAGCGAATATAATGACGCCAGGAGGGACGAGCGGGGAGTTCGTTGTTCCTAGTGTCTTTTCTGGTGCTGGTGTCACGGTTAGCGTGGATGGGAAGGTGGTCAGCAGCACGAATGGAAGGCTGGCGTTAACTGGCGAGCAGCACGATGTTAAGGTTGTGAAGACAGGATAA